Proteins encoded in a region of the Prunus persica cultivar Lovell chromosome G4, Prunus_persica_NCBIv2, whole genome shotgun sequence genome:
- the LOC18780007 gene encoding mitogen-activated protein kinase kinase kinase 3, with the protein MPAWWGRKSSKSKEEQEKTLQHKNPYSNRNNNNFIIKSSINSDIKKKEKDVRPKSFDEQITRGSPRASKELVRAGVSASGFSGFDSDGCERKQGHPLPRPSVSSAQGLGNDQVLGLGSGSASISSVSSSGSSDDQPIAHDSHAQLGASSYRANGDPKYNMMPRSPGPGSKGPTSPTSPLHPLFCAISLESPTGKQEDGKSVCHPLPLPPGSPTSPSALPSSRTSVAIENTTCALSKWKKGKLLGRGTFGHVYVGFNSESGQMCAIKEVRLVSDDRTSKECLKQLNQEINLLSRLSHPNIVQYHGSELGEDALSVYLEYVSGGSIHKLLQEYGPFKEPVIQNYTRQIISGLAYLHGRNTVHRDIKGANILVGPNGEIKLADFGMAKHITNCASMLSFKGSPYWMAPEVVMNINGYSLAVDIWSLGCTILEMATSKPPWSQYEGVAAIFKIGNSKDIPEIPDHLSKDAKSFVRLCLQRNPSERPAASQLLDHPFIREQTSTRISNTKLTKDAFPYTFHGSRTPPILELHSNRTSITLSDADHTAKPTAATSRAVRSPRENIRMITSLPVSPCSSPLRQYGPTHKSCFLSPPHPTYAMMGQSSYNLSDLSYNTLSPNTSYTLDPWQDTSILKAQTPGGSPRTRPI; encoded by the exons ATGCCTGCTTGGTGgggaagaaaatcaagcaagaGCAAAGAAGAGCAAGAGAAGACACTTCAACACAAAAACCCATACTCGAAccgcaacaacaacaatttcaTCATCAAATCTTCGATCAATAGCGATattaagaagaaagagaaagacgTTAGGCCCAAGAGCTTCGACGAACAAATAACTCGTGGGTCACCGAGAGCGAGCAAGGAGCTTGTGCGTGCTGGTGTTTCTGCTTCTGGGTTTTCGGGTTTCGACTCCGATGGATGCGAGAGGAAGCAGGGGCATCCCCTGCCTCGGCCGTCGGTGTCGTCGGCGCAGGGCTTGGGAAATGATCAGGTGCTTGGCTTGGGATCTGGCTCCGCCTCAATTTCAAGCGTCAGCTCCTCTGGGTCCTCCGACGACCAACCGATTGCGCATGACAGCCATGCTCAATTAGGTGCTTCCAGTTACAG AGCTAATGGTGATCCCAAGTACAACATGATGCCTAGAAGCCCCGGTCCTGGGTCTAAGGGGCCAACTAGCCCGACATCTCCTCTTCACCCGCTGTTTTGTGCCATAAGTTTGGAGTCTCCAACGGGAAAGCAAGAAGACGGGAAGAGTGTATGTCATCCACTTCCTCTCCCTCCAGGTTCTCCAACTAGCCCTTCTGCCTTGCCCAGCAGTAGAACTAGTGTCGCCATTGAGAACACAACTTGTGCACTATCAAAGTGGAAGAAGGGAAAGCTTCTAGGAAGGGGGACTTTTGGCCATGTTTATGTCGGATTTAATAG TGAAAGCGGGCAAATGTGTGCAATAAAAGAAGTTAGGCTTGTCTCTGATGATCGGACATCAAAAGAATGTCTTAAGCAACTGAACCAG GAGATAAATTTGCTTAGTCGGCTCTCACATCCAAACATTGTTCAATATCATGGAAGTGAATTG GGGGAAGACGCACTCTCTGTTTATTTGGAATATGTGTCTGGTGGCTcaattcataaattacttcAAGAATATGGTCCTTTTAAGGAACCTGTGATTCAAAATTATACCAGACAGATCATATCTGGGCTTGCCTACTTACATGGAAGAAATACGGTTCATAG GGACATTAAAGGGGCAAACATATTAGTGGGTCCTAATGGTGAAATCAAGTTGGCAGACTTTGGCATGGCAAAACAT ATTACAAATTGTGCTTCAATGCTTTCATTCAAAGGAAGTCCTTATTGGATGGCCCCCgag GTTGTAATGAATATAAACGGCTATAGTCTTGCAGTGGATATATGGAGCTTGGGATGTACAATTCTTGAAATGGCAACTTCTAAACCTCCTTGGAGCCAGTATGAAGGG GTGGcagcaatttttaaaattggaaACAGCAAAGATATTCCAGAGATTCCGGATCATCTTTCCAAAGATGCAAAAAGTTTTGTGAGGCTATGCTTGCAACGGAACCCATCAGAGCGTCCCGCAGCGTCTCAACTGCTAGACCACCCTTTCATTAGAGAGCAAACGTCTACAAGAATTTCTAACACCAAGTTAACCAAGGATGCCTTCCCGTATACTTTTCACGGAAGCAGGACACCG CCAATATTGGAGCTACATTCCAACAGAACAAGCATCACCTTGAGTGATGCAGATCACACAGCAAAGCCCACAGCCGCGACTTCAAGAGCTGTGCGGAGCCCCAG AGAGAATATAAGGATGATTACATCTTTGCCTGTATCCCCCTGTTCAAGCCCCTTACGACAATATGGACCGACACACAAGAgctgttttctttctcctcctcaCCCAACTTATGCCATGATGGGACAGAGTAGTTATAATTTGAGTGACTTGTCGTATAATACACTAAGTCCAAATACATCGTACACTCTTGATCCTTGGCAGGACACAAGTATACTTAAAGCCCAAACGCCCGGAGGTTCACCAAGAACACGACCCATTTGA